In one Populus nigra chromosome 12, ddPopNigr1.1, whole genome shotgun sequence genomic region, the following are encoded:
- the LOC133669419 gene encoding acyl-CoA-binding domain-containing protein 5-like: protein MGSLGGETAKKKAMWLYPKVLGFNPSERWGHSACYSHGIVYVFGGCCGGLDFSDVLMLNLDTMLWNTMATTGQGPGPRDSHSAVLVGRQMIVFGGTNGSKKANDLHVLDLGTKEWMSPECKGNPPSPRESHTATLIGDDKIMVFGGSGEGEANYLNDLHVLDLKSMRWTSPEVKGSIPAARDSHSAVAIGSKLFVYGGDRGDRFHGDVDVLDTDTMTWTKLAVQGSAPGVRAGHTAVNIGTKVYVIGGVGDKHYYNDVWVLDVSACSWTKLDISGQQPQGRFSHTAVVTDLNIAIYGGCREDERPLNQLLVLQFEEEHPNGRYNISMCKIFGNHWNQEKRRFLRGAANNSTMFPGNNEIVGKGSQESEESKQPFQFSSDTLHATKKRTTNLKAWEIDSEQEEHSLSLSQHSSPSQSDQEQFPVHRSVDSLTSCQGLNFFRQLNKIPRNCRADDVASNQKQPRTIVERTPYSLQISRENKRAEQYVHAGLGRQGTPFPPMEHRPVEAGSIQNLVGAEVRGKVDGAFDSGLLMTATVNGKIFRGVLFAPAPCVAPGRAILAQNHASPGTQIHTVQQFPNSNHIDSLKPSHHPTTFPKPESGQSFRQTQMTRTYPVIRAAPLLGKEPKPRSDLQGVILTLGGPASGHGGQV from the exons ATGGGCTCTCTGGGAGGTGAAACTGCGAAGAAGAAAGCAATGTGGCTCTATCCTAAGGTTTTAGGATTTAACCCTTCTGAAAGATGGGGTCACTCTGCTTGCTACTCTCATGGGATTGTTTATGTCTTTGGT GGATGTTGCGGGGGTCTGGATTTCAGTGATGTTCTCATGCTAAATCTAGATACAATGCTTTGGAACACGATGGCAACTACAGGTCAAGGGCCTGGTCCAAGAGACAGCCACAGTGCTGTTCTTGTGGGCCGACAAATGATCGTGTTTGGGGGCACGAATGGCTCTAAGAAGGCGAATGATCTTCATGTATTGGACCTTGGGACCAAGGAGTGGATGAGCCCTGAATGCAAAGGGAATCCTCCTTCGCCTCGCGAAAGTCACACTGCAACACTGATTGGTGATGACAAAATCATGGTATTTGGCGGAAGTGGAGAAGGTGAAGCAAATTATTTAAACGATTTGCATGTTTTAGACCTCAAGTCCATGAGATGGACTTCTCCGGAGGTGAAAGGAAGTATTCCTGCTGCTAGGGATAGTCACAGTGCTGTTGCAATTGGCAGTAAGCTTTTTGTATACGGTGGTGATCGCGGTGATAGGTTTCATGGTGATGTGGATGTTCTGGATACAGATACAATGACTTGGACAAAG CTTGCTGTTCAAGGATCTGCGCCAGGCGTTAGAGCAGGCCATACTGCTGTGAATATTGGGACAAAG GTTTATGTCATTGGAGGTGTTGGGGACAAGCATTACTACAATGATGTCTGGGTACTTGATGTGAGTGCCTGTTCATGGACTAAGCTTGATATATCTGGGCAGCAACCTCAAGGGAGGTTTTCTCACACTGCGGTTGTTACGGACTTAAATATTGCCATCTATGGAGG gTGCAGAGAGGATGAGCGTCCTCTCAACCAGCTGTTGGTGTTGCAATTTGAAGAAGAACATCCCAATGGTCGATACAACATTTCCATGTGCAAGATCTTTGGAAACCATTGGAATCAAGAAAAGAGAAGATTTCTCCGAGGAGCTGCGAACAATTCG ACAATGTTTCCGGGGAACAATGAAATAGTCGGAAAGGGCTCTCAAGAATCAGAAGAATCAAAACAACCTTTTCAGTTCAGTTCAG ATACTCTGCATGCTACGAAGAAAAGAACTACAAATCTCAAGGCATGGGAGATTGATTCAGAACAAGAAGAacattctctttctctttctcaacATTCGTCCCCATCACAATCTGATCAAGAACAGTTCCCAGTTCATAGATCAGTTGATTCCCTCACATCCTGCCAaggacttaatttttttaggcaGTTAAACAAAATTCCGAGAAATTGCCGGGCTGATGATGTTGCAAGTAACCAGAAACAACCTAGAACTATAGTCGAAAGAACCCCGTACAGTCTTCAAATTTCAAGAGAGAATAAGAGAGCAGAACAGTATGTTCATGCTGGGCTTGGCAGGCAAGGAACACCATTCCCACCAATGGAACATAGACCCGTGGAGGCAGGGTCAATTCAAAACCTG GTTGGTGCTGAGGTCCGAGGAAAAGTTGACGGAGCCTTCGACTCAGGCCTTCTAATGACTGCAACTGTCAATGGAAAGATTTTTAGAGGGGTCTTGTTTGCACCT GCACCCTGTGTAGCACCAGGAAGGGCCATTCTAGCTCAAAATCATGCATCTCCAGGAACGCAAATCCACACTGTCCAGCAGTTTCCAAACTCAAATCATATAGATTCCTTAAAGCCCTCTCATCATCCAACAACATTCCCCAAGCCAGAATCTGGTCAGAGTTTTCGACAAACTCAAATGACAAGAACATATCCGGTAATTAGAGCTGCTCCATTATTAGGCAAAGAACCAAAGCCAAGGAGTGATCTTCAAGGTGTGATTCTAACACTAGGAGGACCTGCAAGTGGTCATGGTGGACAAGTCTAA